One Panicum virgatum strain AP13 chromosome 9K, P.virgatum_v5, whole genome shotgun sequence genomic region harbors:
- the LOC120652344 gene encoding uncharacterized protein LOC120652344 isoform X1: MGAIEMWRNSGEEEGYCALLPCKNLSLLSDTECLGISLSISMPLFKLVLAACRDDFEDNGRKLFASIIWLKSGLIIRMRASSLMSTTRPCISGSIHAGTRAQEGGYEVSLCCSCVAAAPAFLRQPLHGQLPTAHGGGVSAGRRRLHARPAAFLLPAPPPWPPLAGTSALSLGGWFAWWRGGCGSHRSTAGKPRCLYCSTSPFHDAGRRQLPAVSPAPEQTLAA, translated from the exons ATGGGGGCCATCGAAATGTG GAGAAAttctggagaagaagaaggctaCTGTGCTTTGCTTCCTTGCAAAAATCTGAG TTTATTGTCAGATACAGAGTGCCTTGGTATCTCGCTCTCCATCTCTATGCCACTCTTCAAACTAGTGTTGGCGGCATGTAGAGATGACTTCGAAGACAATGGAAGGAAACTATTTGCATCTATTATATGGCTTAAG TCTGGCTTAATTATACGCATGCGTGCATCATCGCTAATGTCCACGACGCGGCCATGCATCAGTGGATCCATCCATGCGGGAACACGAGCTCAAGAGGGCGGGTATGAGGTGTCGCTTTGCTGTTCATGTGTAGCTGCTGCTCCAGCATTTCTGCGCCAACCACTGCATGGGCAATTGCCAACTGCGCATGGAGGTGGAGTCTCTGCCGGACGACGGCGGCTGCATGCCCGTCCTGCTGCCTTCCTCCTCccggcaccgccgccgtggccgccgctcgccggcactTCTGCGCTGTCCTTGGGGGGATGGTTTGCCTGGTGGCGAGGTGGCTGTGGCTCCCATCGAAGCACGGCAGGAAAACCCCGGTGCCTCTACTGCTCCACTTCGCCATTTCATGATGCGGGACGGCGCCAACTACCGGCggtctcgccggcgccggagcaaaCCTTGGCAGCATAA
- the LOC120652344 gene encoding uncharacterized protein LOC120652344 isoform X3, whose protein sequence is MGAIEMWRNSGEEEGYCALLPCKNLSLLSDTECLGISLSISMPLFKLVLAACRDDFEDNGRKLFASIIWLKHLRTAETFVSFQSCKKSSPVPGSSHLSVVWRRV, encoded by the exons ATGGGGGCCATCGAAATGTG GAGAAAttctggagaagaagaaggctaCTGTGCTTTGCTTCCTTGCAAAAATCTGAG TTTATTGTCAGATACAGAGTGCCTTGGTATCTCGCTCTCCATCTCTATGCCACTCTTCAAACTAGTGTTGGCGGCATGTAGAGATGACTTCGAAGACAATGGAAGGAAACTATTTGCATCTATTATATGGCTTAAG CATTTGCGCACTGCAGAGACATTTGTTAGTTTTCAAAGTTGCAAAAAAAGCAGCCCAGTGCCAGGCAGCTCCCATTTGAGTGTGGTCTGGAGAAGG GTTTGA
- the LOC120652344 gene encoding uncharacterized protein LOC120652344 isoform X4, producing MGAIEMWRNSGEEEGYCALLPCKNLSLLSDTECLGISLSISMPLFKLVLAACRDDFEDNGRKLFASIIWLKVATP from the exons ATGGGGGCCATCGAAATGTG GAGAAAttctggagaagaagaaggctaCTGTGCTTTGCTTCCTTGCAAAAATCTGAG TTTATTGTCAGATACAGAGTGCCTTGGTATCTCGCTCTCCATCTCTATGCCACTCTTCAAACTAGTGTTGGCGGCATGTAGAGATGACTTCGAAGACAATGGAAGGAAACTATTTGCATCTATTATATGGCTTAAG GTAGCAACTCCATGA
- the LOC120652344 gene encoding uncharacterized protein LOC120652344 isoform X2, with protein sequence MGAIEMWRNSGEEEGYCALLPCKNLSLLSDTECLGISLSISMPLFKLVLAACRDDFEDNGRKLFASIIWLKHLRTAETFVSFQSCKKSSPVPGSSHLSVVWRRVATP encoded by the exons ATGGGGGCCATCGAAATGTG GAGAAAttctggagaagaagaaggctaCTGTGCTTTGCTTCCTTGCAAAAATCTGAG TTTATTGTCAGATACAGAGTGCCTTGGTATCTCGCTCTCCATCTCTATGCCACTCTTCAAACTAGTGTTGGCGGCATGTAGAGATGACTTCGAAGACAATGGAAGGAAACTATTTGCATCTATTATATGGCTTAAG CATTTGCGCACTGCAGAGACATTTGTTAGTTTTCAAAGTTGCAAAAAAAGCAGCCCAGTGCCAGGCAGCTCCCATTTGAGTGTGGTCTGGAGAAGG GTAGCAACTCCATGA